The region TGTCCTTTTAAAACAAAGCCGTCATCTGAAAATATCTGAACATCTTTTCCCATTGATATTCCTGTAAGTAAAATCAGATAGATAATAAAAAAGTAAAACATAGTATGTTCACCTTTCTTAATTTTGTATATATTATTTTATCAGTGATTAATTAATGGAGGCTGTTATGTTTTCTATTGATATTGAAAGAGCTGTTTCACTCGCATCTGATAAGGATCTTTTCCCGGTTATAGATAAGGTTCTTTCAGGAAAGAGGCTCTCATCTGAAGATGGTCTTAAGCTTTTTGAAACAGGCGATCTTCTGACAGTTGGGATACTCGCTAACTATGTAACGGAGAAGAAAAACGGTAAGTATGCTTACTTTGTTATAAACAGGCAGATAAACCCTACAAATATATGTGCCCTTGACTGTAAGTTCTGTGCTTTTGCAACTATGGACAGGAATGATCCAAAGGCATACGAGATGAGTTATGAGGATATTATTTCTAAAGCTGATTATGCTGTTAAACAGGGTGCATCTGAGGTTCATATAGTTGGCGGTCTTCATCCAGACTGGGATTTTCAGGTTTATCTTAATATGATCTCTATTCTGAGGAAGAACTTTCCTGATCTTCATATAAAAGCATTTACAGCTGTTGAGATAGATTACTTCTCAAGGATATCAGGACTTTCATATGAGGAGGTTCTTGTAAGTCTTAAAGAGGCAGGACTTAACAGTCTCCCAGGTGGTGGTGCAGAGATATTCTCACCAAGGGTTAGAAGAATTAT is a window of Persephonella marina EX-H1 DNA encoding:
- the mqnE gene encoding aminofutalosine synthase MqnE, whose translation is MFSIDIERAVSLASDKDLFPVIDKVLSGKRLSSEDGLKLFETGDLLTVGILANYVTEKKNGKYAYFVINRQINPTNICALDCKFCAFATMDRNDPKAYEMSYEDIISKADYAVKQGASEVHIVGGLHPDWDFQVYLNMISILRKNFPDLHIKAFTAVEIDYFSRISGLSYEEVLVSLKEAGLNSLPGGGAEIFSPRVRRIIAPTKIGWKKYLEIHKTAHRLGLNSTVTMLYGHVETYEERVDHILKIRDAQDETGGFTCFIPLAYQPENNDLNITEHTSGVDDLKTIAVARLLLDNLPHIKAYWVMIGEKIAQTALNFGADDMDGTVMEEKIAHFAGAKSPTQQQKEKLIRLIKEAGKIPVERDTLYNHIHVYQ